The Ferrimicrobium sp. DNA segment GAAGAGGACTCCGTTCATCCCAGTTGCTTCGTGAAAAATCGCCTCGAGATTCTTTTCTGTCTCACCAACGTACTTGTCGACGACAGTCGCCAGATTGATGGTAAACAAGTCCAGACCGAGCTCGTTGGCTATCACCTCGGCCGACAAGGTCTTGCCAGTGCCTGACTCACCGAAGAAGAGCACCACCACCCCAGTGCCCCTACCGGAACTCGGCCGAATCCCCCACTTTTGCGCGAGAAGACCCCGGTGACGAACTCGTCGCGCGATCATATGGAGTCGATCCTCAATCGATCGACTCACGATCAGATCATCCCAAGTAGCGACGGGATGTATACGTTGGGCAAGACGTGCCAACCCAGTGCCGCCTTGGAGCCGCGCACCTGCGACCAGATCGCCTGGCTGTACTAAGCGATCCTTTGCTCTCGCAATGTCACTGGCGAAACGCCATGCATCTAACAGCTGCTCTGGCCCCAGGTTGAAGGGATCTAGTGCGTCGACAAACGCCGCCAACAAATCGGTCTCCGCAGGACGAGTGATGAAAGAACCCAGGAGGCGTTCGCGTCCTGAGCGGCCAAGTGGTGGCACTTCGCAGATGTGAGGCAAACGCCTTGACCAATGCGCATCCCACGGCGCCTGCCCGTACACAATGACTGGATGATCCGCATCGACCAGTCGACGCAGCGATCGAGATCCATCAGCAAGCAGACTCTCAATCGGTCCGACAAGAAGTCCAGCCCCCATCAAACGCGCGCCCAAGAGAAGCTGATCCATCTGTTCGTCTAGGTCTTCTCTGGCCGTGATTGTGTCGGTATCGACCACGAGAGTGCCGACTCCTACTCGATCAAACGCGGCTACCCCCAGCACTCGAGCAGTGGATCCAGGCGGGCTCAGGAGATACAGTGGACCAGCACCCCTGCACATGAGGTCGGTCAGCTCGGCTACCTCTTCATCCAGTACCGCAGGGAACAACGCCTTCAAATCTTGTTCCACCTCAAGTTCCGGTCGAAGATCCAGCCCAACGCCTCCAAGAAGGAAGTCCGCCACCTCGTCTTTGACTCTTACTTCGCGATGAAGAAAAGGGTCCTGTTGGGAACCAAGCTGAAGAAGTCCAGAGTTCAAAAGTACGCTCCCAGGCCGCAAATGTTGCCGTAATTCCCCATCACTATCCAAACTCCCGCAGAGCTCAAGCGCGACACCGACACTCACTCGACGGCGAGTGACATCGTCATTCAAGAATGCATAGAGGCGCTCAAACCTGCGGTCAAGGTCAGGCGCTGCTGCTACGACAAGCAAAAAAGCGTCAATCATGTCTAGTCCAAAGCGCTTCACCAACGAGTCAAGTGGGCTCAGACCTCGATATCGAGTCCTTGCAAGAACATCCAGCCTCTCACTACCGGGCAGAGTGGCCAACTCAGGTCCAATCCACTCAAGTTTGCCCGAACTCACATCCTCGAGCGCCCGATCGACATCCTCATCTGAGAGGTAGAGCCCACGAAGAGCATCGGTAAGATCGACACCACTATCGCGGCGAGCATCAAGAAGGGCACGAATCCGACGCTTAATGAGTGCAAGCTGGGCAACAAGATCAGCGCTTGGAGACATGAACAACTATCTCGTTGAAACTGGTCGGACAATAGTACGCTGGCGCCAAAATAGCCCCCCAACTGTTAGCCTCGCCGCCAACACGCTTGCGACGAAGCTAAGAGGGCGAATGCGTCGACACGTTCGCAGGAGACGAAGGAAAGGCAGCGTCTCTCTGCGCAGGCAAACCGAACTCGAAGCAGCACGCAATCGCGCGAACACAAATCTATCGCCAGCGGCAGCTGGGCACGCTACCGTCTCCGAGCGTGGACTGTCTTGCACTAGAGTTTGGAGTCCTGTGCCGACCGGTGCAATGGACCGGTGACCGATTCAAGCACACAAACCACCGTTCGATCCCCTGCCGCCCAGCTCCCAACTGAAGGCAAAAGGTAGGTGAAGAACAACTTAGACCGCTCGTACGGCACACCGACAAAACCCGTAAAGTGGTCAAGGCACTCACCATTGGCCTGCGCATCAAGCGATTGTGGATAGCTCGCCGATGGTCCACCTGGAACCTTTGCGAGACCAAAAACCTGTTGCGTATGGGGCTCGCTGCAGGGGATAACTGTGATAGAGGTCAAGTCCGCTTGAATTTTCTTAGGTGGCACAAGACAATCCCCTACCGTCAGTTTGAAGACCGAAACGGTCTTTGTGCGGCTCGACGAGATGAGTCCGCATCCAGATGCTACGCCGGCCAACAACACAACCATCAAAACCCTGATACAACAAGGCCCCACGCGCAGAGCGCTAGTCTGCTCTCTCTTTCTCATCCCCACGGCCCCGATTCTAGCTCGATACCGCAACTCGCCTCTAGCCCGACATAAGCGCACCCTCAAGGACTAGTGGGTTCTCATGTACCGGTGATTCGTCTCACAGAACCACACACCCACGCTCATAAGAGATCGCGAGCTAAATCGATAGAAAGGCCCATTCCAAACCCTGCCTGACAGGATCAATCGTGCTAAAATATCGCTTCGGATAGTGCTGAAGATATTGTGCCTGTGTGCAGCATCACTCCCAGTGGCTCGTGCTGCTTTTTCAGAGGGGTTAGTGGGTGAGCCGCCATCATCGTGGAGTAGTGTGCCAGCTCGGGGGGAGGGATAAGGATGGCGGTGAACGTCAATGCGACACTGACCGACGCGTTGCGACCTACCATGCCTGCCACACCGCATACGTGGACGACGGTATCTCCTAAGGACATCACCTATCTGTCTCCGAAGCCTTCCAAGGCACTATCACCGAACCGAGGCTCAGCAAAGCGGCAAGTCCAATCCACGTGCCATTCCTCAGTCAACAACGAACCATCCTCATCGAGCTACTCGCTCGATCGACAACCCACCGACATGGATATGGTGAGACAAAGAGTCGATATTGAACTGGGCGTTCATGGACCTTGGGCTAAGGAAGAGCAGCATTACCGGGCGAGAGGATGCAAGATGAAGGACCAGCTGCCCAGCGATGACAACAGCGTCGCTCTGCCTCTTGACGTCCGGCACCAATACCCCGACGACGCATGCGGGGTCTGCGACGTTGATCACGTCAGAGACTCATTCACGACAGCGGTGAAGACAAAGGGCAACCTCGCTGGGATTGCCATCGGCACAGGACTCCTGCAGTGCGAATCTCGACTCACCAGCGACTTTGTCGCTGGTGGACCGGGGTCAACCAACACCGATCGCCGCTTCTCCGGCGCAAGCAGAAGCGCGTCCGTGCATCACGTCATAGGCGAGCGGTCATCGAGTGTGAAGGATTGCAAGTTTTGGGGCCAAGGCGCCCTTCGCGGCCACGACGTGGCCAGAGCATCGCATCTCCGCGCTTATCGATTAGGAGCAGCCCCCACCCACCCCTGGACAGGTCCGACCGATTGCCAGGATGATGGAGCGCTCACTCCTCGCTCAGGCTGCTGCTTAAAGCCAGCAACCGCCCATTTTGCACTACGCAGGCGCTGGAGTGGTGCTGCAGTGTCATCTCACCTCCAGGGAGCCAGCTCATGATTCATCACATCGATGCGGCCGTTGAGTCGTTTGTAAGACAGGTAGTAGGTGTTCCAAACCATGTCGCTGATGTCGTATTCATGGCACCGAGCGCGATCACTGATTCCTCGATGGCGCGTCCCACTTTTGCGATTTACCTCTGGCAAATTGTTCCACACCACAGCCTGAGTCGCGGAGGGTTCGAAGATCACCTCGTTGGCCCTCGACCCGCGAGGAGACCACCCTCCCCGTTCCTCAAGTTTCGCTATTTCATCACGGTGAGCGCCGGGGAGGCTCGAGATGAACATGCGTTACTCGGGGAGATCTTAACCTCGGTGCTTGCACACGACAAGTTCCCCCAGGAGACCCTTCCAGAACCACTTAAGGGTCTTCGCATTGGCCTTGAACTAGCTGACGAGGGGGAGGAGTTCCCCGAGTCCTTGCTCGAGGCGAATAAGATCCGGTTGGGCCTCTCGATCACCATCGCGGTTCCCGCCGAGATTGGCCAGTGGATACAACGGGGAGCTCCGATCGAGTCTGTCGCTTTATCGGCCTCTTCCATCGCTTCACCGACTCCAGCACGAGCGAGCGGTACCGACGAACAGGCACTGCGGAGAAGACGCGACGGTTCTGCCATCGTCATGGAGGGAAGATCGGAGAGCAGCAAGGAGACTCCCACATGACGACAGAGTCGCGACTTCGCTGTCAGGTGGTCGAGTCGACCCAGGCTCTGATACCCGGGGAACCCGCATCGATTGTTCTCGAGGTGACGAACGCGAGTTCCGTCATCGACGCCATTCACATCAACGTGGAGGGACCACCGGAGGTCCATTGGAACGTTGAGCCTGAGCTGCTGGCGCTCTTCCCCGACGACAGTGGACGAGTGGTCATTCATCTCGATCCCCAGCCGGGACTCAACGCAGGTGATCTGGATATCAACGTGGTGGTCGTTGCCACCAGCGATCCCAGCACGCCCGAGACGTTACCCTTTCGCTTCACCGTCTCGCCCGTGGCAGGCATCACACTGAACAGTTCACCTGCCAAACTCACCAAACACGCCCGAGGTGTCTTCCAGCTCGATTGCACCAACGATGGCAACACGCCACTTGAGATCGACTTTGGCGCCCAAGAGTCCACTCATGCGCTGCGATTCACCTGCGAACCACCGACAGTGCATCTACAACCAGGCGAGCGAACTTCCGTCTCCGTCGAGGTACGGACAAAACGCAAGCTCCTTGGCAACGAGATCGCCTACCCGATCAATCTCATCGCAACCGCGCCAGAGACTCAGACAACCCAACAAGTGACCTTCACTCGCCGCCCACTCATCCCACGAGGAGCGCGCACACTGCTCATTCTCGGCGCGATCGTCGCAGCCTGGGCAATCATCGTTATTGTTGCCCTCACCCATGCGCTCGGTGCATCACCTTTGTCGAAGGTCGTTCCAGCATCCTTCTACGCAACCTCTCATTCCAACGGAACGACTCCTGCAGGAGCAGTCCCAAAGAGCGGCATCGCTATTGGTATCGGCGGAACACTCACTGGTTCGGTGGATGCCGCAAGCACAGGCAACGGTGTAGGAAGGGTGACCGTCCAGGCGTTCAACATCAACGGTTCCCATGTCTCCCTCGTGGCCTCAGCGGCAACGACCTCCACTGGAACGTGGTCAATCCCCGGCCTCGCGCCGGGGACCTATGCTCTTGATATCTCCGCTCCCGGGTACCAGACCACCTGGTATCCCAACGCCACCTCTATTGCCACTGCGAAGCTGATCCACGTTCAGTCCTTGTCGACTATCGGGAACCTGCACCTGGTGGCGCATGGACTCCCGGGCGCCATCAGTGGTACGGTCAACTCCGGGGAGGATCCTTCGCCTCCTATCACCGTCACCGTCCTACCGGAGACAGGCTCGAACGCCCCAAGTGGAGCCAAACCGCTTGAAACCACCACCGTCAACGCACAGGGTGACTACTCGCTGGCGAATCTACCGACCCCGGGGACCTATGACTTAAGCTTCAGCTCTGCTGGCTTCGGAGTCGGCCAGGCCGTTGACACCCTGACAGGAGGTCAACACTTCGTCGCCAATACCGTCGTCTTAACTGCGAGCCCTGGCACGATCACGGGCACGGTCACCGCCGCGGGTCAGCCCTTGGGTGGAGTCACGGTCACCGCAACCGGATCAGGGACAAAAGTCACCACCGCGACCCCAACGAGTGGACCGATCGGGGCTTATCTACTGGCGAACCTACCCACCCCGGGGACCTACGCCATCACCTTTTCGGCACCCGGATATGGTTCAACGAGTGTCGCTGAACAGCTCGGGCCTGGTCAGAGCCTCTCGAACATCAACGTGGCGCTTACAGGAGGTGCCGGCGATGTCTCCGGGACCGTTACCTCAAGCTCAGGAGGTCCTCTCGGCGGCGTGACGGTCACGGCCAACACTGAATCGAGTGCCGTCACCACCACCACGGCGACCACCGGGACGGAGGCGGGTTCGTATCTACTGGCGAACCTACCCACCCCGGGGACCTACGCCATCACCTTTTCGGCACCCGGATATCAATCACAGACTGTCGACGTTACCCTCAGCACAAATGCCACAGCTTCAGGCATCAATGCCACCTTGGCACCCTCCACGGGCACCGTCGAAGGACTTGTTGAGACCTCAAGCGATCAAGGGTTAGCCGGGGCGAGCATCACCCTCTCGAACGGCTCTACGACAATCACGACCGTAACCGCATCAACCCCGGCCGGGAGTTACGAGCTGCCAGAGGTTACGCCAGGCACCTACGCAGTCACCGCAACCCTCAACGGGTATCAATCCAATACCGTCGAGGTCCAGGCGGTCGCAGGCAAGACTATCACCGCACCCAACCTCGTGCTCACCTCCACAGGACAGGCGAGTTAGCATGCGCCTCTCGGTCAACCCCTCACGTCAGAACACCGAACCCGGCCAAGAGGCCACCTTCACGCTTGAAGTGACCAACACCAGCAGCGTCATCAGCGGCCACCAGATTCGCGTACTCGGCCTTGACCCCACCTGGGTCCAGATCGATGACCCCACGATCTCACTGTTCCCTGATACCAGCACATCAACCACTATCCACATCAATCTCCCCGTAACGCTTCCATCTGGGACTCGTCAGTTTGTCATTGAAGTCGAGTCGCTGACTCCGCCCACTGAGACCGATCAAGTACGCTGTGAGATCGTCATCCCCGAGCGCACCCAGATGCGTCTCTCTCTCGATCCGCCCACCACTACCGCCGGCAAGGAGGCACGCGTCGGCGTCCTCGTGGATAACCGTGGAACTGGAGAGGTGTCCACATCGCTCACCGGCAGCGATGAACCCGAACAGATCGCCTTCAGCTTTGAGCCCGCGAATCTTAGTCTTCAACCAGGTGAAAAACTCCTGGTCTCGGCGATACTCCGAGCTAAGCGCCCATGGCTCGGTAGTCCAAAGCTGCGGAGCTTCCAAATCGCTACGACCTCCTTAGGTGAAGGGGTCATTGCCCAGGGATCTTGGGTCCAGAACCCACGACTTAGCCGTGGCGTCCTCGCTCTCCTTGGACTCGTCGTTGCCGGCACCATCTTTGCAGCCGTCATCGCTGGTTCGCTCTCCCAGGTCGTTGATCGATCCAACGCCAACAGCACGCTGGCCCTTCAGGTCGCGCAAGCTGCCCAGACGAAAGCGGTTACCGGAACTGGTTCGATCGCCGGAACCGTCGATCTGGCGACTTCACACGCCCCCGTCAGCGGTGTCACTGTCGACCTCTATCAACCCTCAAACCTCACCTCTCCGGCAGCCTCAGTTGCGACAACCGCCCAGGGCACCTATCGCTTCTCGAACCTTGCGGCTGGTTCTTACGATCTCTCCTACACCGGCGCGGGTTTCAGCGAACTCTGGTACCCAGGGGTCTCTGCGAGCAACCATGCAAAACCGGTGCAACTACGTGATGGGCAACGACTCACGGGTGTCAATATCTCGATCGGCGCATTGCCCGTCTCAGTCTCTGGTAAAGTAACGGGGCTTCCTGCCACCGGAGCAACCCTTGCCTTGCAGCTTCCCACGAGCAATCCACTGACGTCGGTCTCGGCAAGTGCCACTGCACCCGCATCAGCGACACCTAATGGAGTCGTAGTCGCCACCACCACCCTTGGAGCCGACGGCACCTTCTCCTTCTCGAACGTCCCTTCGCCAGAGACCTACCAACTCGTTCTCACCAAACAGGGCGACGCGCCTGTTGTCCAGACGGTTACCTTGAGTTCGGGAGTGAGTCAGTCAGGGATTGACCTCGTCCTCACGCCAGGCAACGGGGTGATCTCTGGGCTCGTCGAGGGTGCTCAGGGCCCTATTGGAGGGGCTACCATCACCGCCACGGTCGGCACCACGACCATCTCAACGGTATCGCTCACCAACGCACCCCATGTCGGTTCGTTCACCGTCGACGGTCTCGCGACACCGTCGAATGTGAGCCTGAACATGAGCGCAAACGGATACGCCGCCCAAACGTTAAGTATTACCCTTGCGCCAAATCAACACGTCACCGGTATCGTCGTAAACCTAGCCCCAGGGATTGGCTCCATCAGCGGCGTGGTGACAACGCCAACCGGGACTGCCCAGGGAGGTGTCATCGTCACCGCCACATTCGGGTCCCATACACTCACGACCGTAACCGCCAGCACCGGCTCAATCGGCTCCTACACCCTCGGGAATCTGACGGTACCGGGCACCTACACCGTAACGTTTTCGCGTTCCGATCTGCTGAGTCAGACCGTGGTGGTCCAGCTCAACGCAACTACCCCAAACGCGATCACTACGGATGCCACCATGGTGGCAAATACCGCAACACTCTCAGGGGTCGTTAGCGAATCCAATGGCAGCGGCATTGGCAACGCAACGGTGGAACTCGTCTCCGGATCAGCGACGTACTCCGTCCAAACCGCAACTTCACCGACGGCCGGTGCGTACAGCATCGTGGGCATCCAACCCGGCACCTACACCCTAAACTTCACTCGGGTCGGCGGTCTACCCATCTCGTCGATCGTTACCTTGACCGCCGGAGAGAACCTCACCAAAAACCAACAGCTTTCGCCGGCAGCCGCCATCACCGCACAAGTCGTTGAGACCACATCAGGCCAAGCGGTTGCCGGTGCCCAGATCGATCTTTACCTCTCGTCTGAGTACGCCCCTGGAGCAACACCACTGGCCACCACAACCACCAATACCAATGGCAACTTCACCCTGTCGAACCTTCAGGCGCCTCAGTCCTATCTCATTACTGTGGCCTATCCACCAGGAAGTGCCCCGACTACCTCGTACAACGTCACAACGCAGGAGGGGGTGACGGTCTGTGCAACCAACGGCTCCACCACCACCTCAAGTTGTCAGATCTCAATTCAGGTGAACGGATGAACAACGCCACAGCACCATCATTTGAAGTCGTGATTCCCGATGTAGTGCTCACCCCCGGGGAACCCACATCAAGCGTGATGCATATCCGCAACCTCTCTGATCATCCGCTGAACCTCAGTTTCGCGCTTCTCGGCCTTGAGGCGGGTTGGTATCAGCTCCCCCAAGCCATCGACGAGCTCGCACCATTGGCAACCCTTGAGGTCACATGCGTCTTCACCCTGCCTCGCGGCTATCCTCCCGCATCGTTACCGGTCACCTTCGTCGCCACGGAGATCACCAACCCCTCGCTCCAGCATCGGGCTGCCTTTACCCTCGAGATCGGTGATGCTCGCTCGGTGGGGATACGGCTTGATCCTGACGAAATCGATGGTCGACATCGCGGTCATTTCCGTGTCATCATCCGCAACCGGGGACAGCGGCCCGAGCGCTACCGCCTGGTTGCAAAAGTGACCGACCAGTCAGTCAGGATCCATCTCGACAATCCCACCCCTGTTGTACCCCCAGGGCAAGAGACCATCATCAATGGCACTATCGCGACGAAGGCGAAACTCAGTGGGGCATCGAGGCGTTTCCCCTTCTCAATCAGTGCACAAGGTCCTTCTCAACCGGCGGAAGTCACTGGTGCCTTCGTGGCTCGCGCAGAACTCGGAACCAAAACAGCGAAGATCGCCGTCCTCTTAGCGGTGCTCCTCGTCTGGGGGGCCCTCGCCTCTATCGGCATCACCGCCTTTGACAGCAGCCTCCACAAAAGGGCTATTGCCGCTCAATCAGTATCGAATCCAACCGCCCAACCCACGAAGGCAAAAGTCACTCCCTCGTCGAGCACCTCGCCGTCGTCGCACCCCGCATCTACTTCGACAACCCCATCGACGGCTACATCGTCAGGAGTCACCCTGACCGGTACTGTGAGCGGTCTCTCACCTGGAGGAGTGACCGTCACCGCCACTCCCGTCTCAGACACGGCGCCAGCGACTGCAGCCAATCTCTCAGGGCAGCCCGCTAGCCAAGGAGTCGTCTACGGTAACTCCTCGAACACCATTACCACGAACACCCAGCTTGGCTCCCAGGTCTCAACGACCACCGCTCCAGATGGAGCCTTCGTGTTAGCGGGTCTGCGCGCGGGGGTTAGCTACCTGATCACCTTCTCCAAACCAGGATTTACGACCCATAAGATCCTGTTCTCTCCCACAAGTTCGAGTCGTCAGGTAACGCTCAATGTCCAGTTAGTTCCAGGAACCGGGTCGCTCGGTGGCACGGTCACCGGAGCCAATGGCCCACTTGGTAACGCCAAAGTGACGGTGACGAACGGGCTTTTAACCTTCACCACCCATACCTCCTCTGTGGGCAACGCGACCGGCACCTGGTCGATTACGCAAATTTCGACCCCCGGATCCTACCTGATCACCGCGAGTGCACCGAACTATGGCACCCAGGTCACTACCGTTACGCTGGGACCTTCGGCTTCTCAATCGAACATCACCCAGCACCTCGTCGCAAACGTCGGCTCTATCACTGGCGTCATCAGCTCCGCCACCACCAATGGCCCACTCGGTGGGGCCACCGTCACCGCCTCCAACGGGTCAACCGTCTATACGGCGACCACCTTTACGACCGGCGAGGTAGGAGGTTACATCCTTCCCAACCTTCCGATACCCGCCAACTGGACGTTGACCTTTGGCGATCAAGGGTACCAGACCCAGACCGAACGAGTGGCTCTCTCCGGAAACACCGCTGTCTCGACGGTACTCTCCCAATCTGGTGGCAACCTCGCCGGTACCATCACGCTCCCAGACAACTCTCCAAGTACCGCG contains these protein-coding regions:
- a CDS encoding septum formation family protein: MPPKKIQADLTSITVIPCSEPHTQQVFGLAKVPGGPSASYPQSLDAQANGECLDHFTGFVGVPYERSKLFFTYLLPSVGSWAAGDRTVVCVLESVTGPLHRSAQDSKL
- a CDS encoding carboxypeptidase regulatory-like domain-containing protein, which codes for MTTESRLRCQVVESTQALIPGEPASIVLEVTNASSVIDAIHINVEGPPEVHWNVEPELLALFPDDSGRVVIHLDPQPGLNAGDLDINVVVVATSDPSTPETLPFRFTVSPVAGITLNSSPAKLTKHARGVFQLDCTNDGNTPLEIDFGAQESTHALRFTCEPPTVHLQPGERTSVSVEVRTKRKLLGNEIAYPINLIATAPETQTTQQVTFTRRPLIPRGARTLLILGAIVAAWAIIVIVALTHALGASPLSKVVPASFYATSHSNGTTPAGAVPKSGIAIGIGGTLTGSVDAASTGNGVGRVTVQAFNINGSHVSLVASAATTSTGTWSIPGLAPGTYALDISAPGYQTTWYPNATSIATAKLIHVQSLSTIGNLHLVAHGLPGAISGTVNSGEDPSPPITVTVLPETGSNAPSGAKPLETTTVNAQGDYSLANLPTPGTYDLSFSSAGFGVGQAVDTLTGGQHFVANTVVLTASPGTITGTVTAAGQPLGGVTVTATGSGTKVTTATPTSGPIGAYLLANLPTPGTYAITFSAPGYGSTSVAEQLGPGQSLSNINVALTGGAGDVSGTVTSSSGGPLGGVTVTANTESSAVTTTTATTGTEAGSYLLANLPTPGTYAITFSAPGYQSQTVDVTLSTNATASGINATLAPSTGTVEGLVETSSDQGLAGASITLSNGSTTITTVTASTPAGSYELPEVTPGTYAVTATLNGYQSNTVEVQAVAGKTITAPNLVLTSTGQAS
- a CDS encoding carboxypeptidase-like regulatory domain-containing protein — protein: MRLSVNPSRQNTEPGQEATFTLEVTNTSSVISGHQIRVLGLDPTWVQIDDPTISLFPDTSTSTTIHINLPVTLPSGTRQFVIEVESLTPPTETDQVRCEIVIPERTQMRLSLDPPTTTAGKEARVGVLVDNRGTGEVSTSLTGSDEPEQIAFSFEPANLSLQPGEKLLVSAILRAKRPWLGSPKLRSFQIATTSLGEGVIAQGSWVQNPRLSRGVLALLGLVVAGTIFAAVIAGSLSQVVDRSNANSTLALQVAQAAQTKAVTGTGSIAGTVDLATSHAPVSGVTVDLYQPSNLTSPAASVATTAQGTYRFSNLAAGSYDLSYTGAGFSELWYPGVSASNHAKPVQLRDGQRLTGVNISIGALPVSVSGKVTGLPATGATLALQLPTSNPLTSVSASATAPASATPNGVVVATTTLGADGTFSFSNVPSPETYQLVLTKQGDAPVVQTVTLSSGVSQSGIDLVLTPGNGVISGLVEGAQGPIGGATITATVGTTTISTVSLTNAPHVGSFTVDGLATPSNVSLNMSANGYAAQTLSITLAPNQHVTGIVVNLAPGIGSISGVVTTPTGTAQGGVIVTATFGSHTLTTVTASTGSIGSYTLGNLTVPGTYTVTFSRSDLLSQTVVVQLNATTPNAITTDATMVANTATLSGVVSESNGSGIGNATVELVSGSATYSVQTATSPTAGAYSIVGIQPGTYTLNFTRVGGLPISSIVTLTAGENLTKNQQLSPAAAITAQVVETTSGQAVAGAQIDLYLSSEYAPGATPLATTTTNTNGNFTLSNLQAPQSYLITVAYPPGSAPTTSYNVTTQEGVTVCATNGSTTTSSCQISIQVNG
- a CDS encoding Pvc16 family protein; protein product: MIHHIDAAVESFVRQVVGVPNHVADVVFMAPSAITDSSMARPTFAIYLWQIVPHHSLSRGGFEDHLVGPRPARRPPSPFLKFRYFITVSAGEARDEHALLGEILTSVLAHDKFPQETLPEPLKGLRIGLELADEGEEFPESLLEANKIRLGLSITIAVPAEIGQWIQRGAPIESVALSASSIASPTPARASGTDEQALRRRRDGSAIVMEGRSESSKETPT
- a CDS encoding ATP-binding protein, whose product is MSPSADLVAQLALIKRRIRALLDARRDSGVDLTDALRGLYLSDEDVDRALEDVSSGKLEWIGPELATLPGSERLDVLARTRYRGLSPLDSLVKRFGLDMIDAFLLVVAAAPDLDRRFERLYAFLNDDVTRRRVSVGVALELCGSLDSDGELRQHLRPGSVLLNSGLLQLGSQQDPFLHREVRVKDEVADFLLGGVGLDLRPELEVEQDLKALFPAVLDEEVAELTDLMCRGAGPLYLLSPPGSTARVLGVAAFDRVGVGTLVVDTDTITAREDLDEQMDQLLLGARLMGAGLLVGPIESLLADGSRSLRRLVDADHPVIVYGQAPWDAHWSRRLPHICEVPPLGRSGRERLLGSFITRPAETDLLAAFVDALDPFNLGPEQLLDAWRFASDIARAKDRLVQPGDLVAGARLQGGTGLARLAQRIHPVATWDDLIVSRSIEDRLHMIARRVRHRGLLAQKWGIRPSSGRGTGVVVLFFGESGTGKTLSAEVIANELGLDLFTINLATVVDKYVGETEKNLEAIFHEATGMNGVLFFDEADALFGKRSEGGDAHDRYANIEVAYLLQRIETFDGLAILATNLRANMDPAFIRRIDVVVDFSVPSPRERRLIWEHYLPPAVPRASDLDLGFMAQSFRLAGGAIRNICIGACFEASECDAEVSMAEVIRATQRELEKLGRLCVAADFGPYFDLIERPHVEE